One Algibacter sp. L3A6 genomic region harbors:
- a CDS encoding sugar isomerase, with protein MKIQKEQISDYNKNGLESHNESFDFLANKLTKEGHDVTSIVSKLADFQVAIPSWALGAGGTRFGRFSFYGEPSSLEQKIEDVGVLHALTQTAGAVSLHIPWDVPSDYNAIKELAKGLDIKFDAVNSNTFQDQKNAKESYKYGSLSNTSEAVRQQAIQHNLDVINIGNKLGSKALTVWLSDGSCFPGQNNFQTAFQNTQDSLKDIYKGVPDDWKLLIEYKPYEPNFYSTVIQDWGASLMLANECGEKAFTLVDLGHHLPNSNIEQIVSILQLKGKLGGFHFNDSKYGDDDLTVGSIKPYALFLIFNELVYGMENNPQNPDLAWMIDASHNVKDPLEDLIQSLEAIQEAYAKALLIDQNALKAAQSNNDVVKCQEILQGAYRTDVRPLLEKARLNRGGVLSPINAYRALDVRGGLIKERGKNTIATGL; from the coding sequence ATGAAAATACAAAAAGAGCAAATCTCTGATTATAATAAAAATGGATTAGAAAGTCATAACGAAAGCTTTGATTTTTTAGCCAACAAATTAACAAAAGAAGGACATGATGTTACTAGCATTGTGTCTAAATTAGCCGATTTTCAAGTGGCTATACCAAGTTGGGCTTTAGGTGCTGGAGGTACACGTTTTGGTCGTTTCTCTTTTTATGGAGAACCTTCTAGTTTAGAACAAAAAATAGAAGACGTTGGAGTTTTACACGCTTTAACACAAACTGCAGGTGCGGTATCTCTTCATATTCCATGGGACGTTCCTTCAGATTATAATGCAATTAAAGAATTAGCTAAAGGATTAGATATTAAGTTTGATGCTGTAAATTCAAACACCTTTCAAGATCAAAAAAACGCCAAGGAAAGTTATAAATATGGATCTTTAAGTAACACGAGCGAGGCGGTTCGTCAACAAGCCATTCAGCATAATTTAGATGTTATCAATATTGGAAACAAATTAGGCTCCAAAGCTTTAACCGTTTGGTTGTCAGACGGGTCGTGTTTTCCAGGACAAAATAATTTTCAAACGGCATTTCAAAATACACAAGATAGTTTAAAGGACATTTACAAAGGTGTGCCAGACGATTGGAAATTACTTATTGAATACAAACCTTACGAGCCCAATTTTTACAGTACCGTTATTCAAGATTGGGGAGCTTCATTGATGTTAGCTAACGAATGTGGAGAAAAAGCATTCACTTTAGTCGATCTTGGTCATCACCTTCCAAATTCTAATATAGAACAAATTGTGTCTATTCTTCAACTAAAAGGAAAATTAGGCGGTTTTCATTTTAATGATAGCAAATACGGTGATGATGATTTAACTGTTGGAAGTATTAAACCTTATGCCTTATTCTTAATTTTTAACGAGTTGGTTTACGGTATGGAAAATAACCCCCAAAATCCAGATTTAGCATGGATGATTGATGCTAGCCATAACGTTAAAGACCCTTTAGAAGATTTAATTCAATCCTTAGAAGCCATTCAAGAAGCTTACGCCAAAGCTTTACTTATTGATCAAAACGCACTAAAAGCAGCTCAATCTAATAATGACGTAGTTAAATGTCAAGAAATTTTACAAGGTGCTTACCGTACCGATGTTAGACCTTTATTAGAAAAAGCACGATTAAATAGAGGCGGTGTTTTAAGCCCTATTAATGCTTACAGAGCATTAGATGTTCGCGGCGGACTTATAAAGGAAAGAGGAAAGAACACAATAGCTACAGGCCTTTAA
- a CDS encoding bifunctional aldolase/short-chain dehydrogenase, with protein MENNTKTFKYVDYLWDEAKASSFGDNQVDLFLYRSNILGADLRITNYGGGNTSCRTIEKDPLTNEDVEVMWIKGSGGDIGTLNRSGIAGIYTNRLRDLKNVYGGLEDEDRMVGLFNHCIYDLDSKAPSIDTPLHGLLPFAHIDHLHPDALIAVAAAKDSEQVTKEIWGDTMGWVPWQRPGFDLGLQIEKCLEDNPGIRGIVLGSHGLFTWGDTSYECYMNSLEVIEMASEFIEKKIKEKGSVFGGQKIESLPKEERLEKAAQIMPLLRGLCSSENRMIGHFSDTDVVMEYINSNDLERLAPMGTSCPDHFLRTKIQPLVLTLDKNEDLSDSYAILKKLEPAFEAYRQEYADYYNTCKKANSPAMRDANPVIIIYPGVGMFSFAKNKQTTRVANEFYINAINVMRGAEAITAYTSLPRQEAFDIEYWLLEEAKLQRMPKEQPLSRKVALVTGAGGGIGKAIADKLAAEGANVVLTDINEDSLKEAHATYKRDISTYAICDVTNTDSIASAYKKACIEFGGVDIVVHSAGLAISKALEDTTDKDWNILQNILVKGQFDLAKQATAIMRKQALGGDYIAIASKNGLVAGPNNVAYGTAKAAQQHMVRLLAAELGKDKIRVNTVNPDGVIVGSKIWEGAWAQGRAKANGITVEELPAFYAKRNLLNEIITPNDIANGVFTLVGILDKSTGNIINVDGGMANAFVR; from the coding sequence ATGGAAAACAACACAAAAACTTTTAAATATGTCGATTACTTATGGGACGAAGCAAAAGCTTCTTCATTTGGCGATAATCAAGTAGATCTGTTTTTATACCGATCTAATATTTTAGGAGCAGATTTAAGAATTACTAATTATGGAGGTGGTAACACAAGCTGCAGAACCATAGAAAAAGACCCACTTACCAATGAAGATGTTGAGGTAATGTGGATTAAAGGTTCCGGTGGTGATATTGGCACTTTAAACAGAAGTGGTATTGCAGGCATATATACCAACAGGTTACGCGATTTAAAAAATGTCTACGGAGGGTTGGAAGATGAAGACCGCATGGTAGGTTTATTTAACCACTGTATTTATGATTTAGATAGTAAAGCGCCTTCAATTGATACCCCTTTGCATGGCCTATTACCCTTCGCTCATATAGACCACTTACATCCAGACGCACTCATTGCAGTTGCAGCAGCGAAAGATAGTGAACAAGTCACCAAAGAGATTTGGGGAGATACTATGGGATGGGTGCCTTGGCAACGTCCAGGGTTCGATTTAGGTCTTCAAATAGAAAAATGTTTAGAAGACAATCCTGGAATAAGAGGTATTGTATTAGGTAGTCACGGTTTATTCACATGGGGAGACACTTCTTATGAATGTTACATGAACAGTTTAGAAGTTATTGAAATGGCTTCTGAATTTATTGAGAAAAAAATAAAAGAAAAAGGGAGTGTATTTGGTGGTCAAAAAATTGAAAGCTTACCAAAAGAAGAGCGTTTAGAAAAAGCGGCTCAAATTATGCCACTTTTAAGAGGTTTATGCTCTTCTGAGAACAGAATGATTGGTCATTTCTCTGATACAGATGTGGTTATGGAATACATAAATAGTAATGATTTAGAACGTTTGGCTCCAATGGGAACCTCTTGCCCTGACCATTTCTTGCGTACAAAAATTCAGCCGCTAGTATTAACATTAGATAAGAATGAAGATTTATCTGATTCTTATGCTATTTTAAAGAAATTAGAGCCGGCTTTTGAAGCTTACAGACAAGAATATGCTGATTACTATAATACATGTAAAAAAGCAAACAGTCCTGCTATGCGTGATGCAAATCCAGTAATTATAATTTATCCAGGTGTTGGGATGTTTAGTTTTGCCAAAAATAAGCAAACTACACGTGTAGCCAATGAGTTTTATATTAACGCGATCAATGTAATGCGCGGTGCAGAAGCCATTACCGCTTACACCTCTTTACCTAGACAAGAAGCTTTTGATATTGAGTATTGGTTGTTAGAAGAAGCCAAATTACAACGTATGCCTAAAGAGCAACCTTTATCTAGAAAAGTAGCTTTAGTTACAGGTGCTGGTGGTGGAATTGGTAAAGCTATTGCAGACAAACTAGCTGCTGAAGGGGCTAATGTAGTACTTACCGATATTAATGAAGATAGCCTAAAAGAAGCGCATGCAACATACAAACGTGATATTTCTACTTATGCTATTTGCGATGTAACAAACACCGATTCTATTGCATCGGCTTACAAAAAAGCATGTATTGAATTCGGTGGTGTAGATATTGTTGTTCATAGTGCAGGTTTAGCGATTTCTAAAGCTTTAGAAGACACAACCGATAAGGATTGGAACATTCTACAAAACATATTAGTAAAGGGTCAATTTGATTTAGCGAAACAAGCTACTGCAATAATGCGAAAACAAGCACTTGGTGGTGATTACATTGCTATTGCAAGTAAAAACGGTTTAGTAGCAGGTCCAAATAATGTAGCCTATGGTACTGCAAAAGCAGCACAACAACACATGGTACGTTTATTAGCGGCAGAATTAGGAAAAGATAAAATTAGAGTAAACACAGTAAATCCTGACGGCGTTATTGTTGGCAGTAAAATATGGGAAGGTGCTTGGGCCCAAGGAAGAGCAAAAGCGAATGGCATTACAGTAGAAGAATTACCTGCTTTTTACGCTAAGAGAAACTTATTGAATGAAATTATTACACCAAATGATATTGCAAATGGCGTATTTACGCTCGTTGGAATACTCGATAAATCTACAGGAAACATAATTAATGTTGATGGAGGAATGGCAAATGCTTTTGTACGATAA
- a CDS encoding sulfatase has translation MNKTSFLILLFLIHVQTFAQAKPNIIVIFTDDQGYADIGVNGQVDDIKTPNIDLLAKTGVRMTAGYVTAPQCIPSRAGLLSGRYQQRFGLDHNGTIPLPLDETLISQRMQKAGYVTGMTGKWHLEPNHQQEKWLKEHMPELNIKTVKPSDIPFERKIPYMSSNRGFDDTFQGYIQDYWTTYTLDGERNMEAHWIKQAGYRLDIQTDATVKFIENNKDKPFFYYTSYFAPHVPLGATKKYMDRFPEDMPKRRQYCLAMMSAIDDGVGKIKETLKKLGLDENTVIFFISDNGAPIKLNMADSPGVGPGWDGSKNTPWVGEKGMLSEGGIRIPYIINWPAGLPKGLVYDKPVISLDVAATCIALAGLPETDELDGTNLIPYLNNTKKGDPHQALFWRFWGQSAVRMGDYKFLKSGKHEYLFDVTSAAHENKNLINTYPRKVKVLKKRLKQWGQKLKNSGIPTKDFNEQDSVFRNHYLKSVE, from the coding sequence ATGAATAAAACCTCCTTTTTAATTCTACTTTTTTTAATTCATGTACAAACATTTGCACAAGCCAAGCCTAATATTATTGTCATTTTCACAGATGACCAAGGATACGCCGACATTGGTGTAAATGGGCAAGTTGATGATATTAAAACCCCGAACATTGATTTATTGGCAAAAACTGGAGTTAGAATGACAGCAGGCTATGTTACCGCTCCACAATGTATTCCTTCTAGAGCAGGACTATTATCTGGTAGATACCAACAACGTTTTGGACTAGATCATAATGGCACTATACCGTTGCCCTTAGACGAAACATTAATATCCCAGCGTATGCAAAAAGCAGGATACGTTACTGGTATGACAGGAAAATGGCATTTAGAACCTAACCATCAACAAGAAAAATGGTTAAAAGAACATATGCCCGAACTAAATATTAAAACAGTGAAACCAAGTGATATTCCTTTCGAAAGAAAAATACCATACATGAGTTCTAATAGAGGTTTTGATGACACATTTCAAGGCTATATTCAAGACTATTGGACAACTTATACGTTAGACGGAGAAAGAAATATGGAAGCGCATTGGATAAAACAAGCGGGCTATAGACTGGATATTCAAACCGATGCAACGGTAAAATTTATAGAGAATAACAAAGACAAGCCGTTCTTTTATTATACATCCTATTTTGCGCCACACGTACCTTTAGGGGCTACAAAAAAATATATGGATCGGTTCCCTGAAGATATGCCAAAACGAAGACAATATTGCTTAGCCATGATGTCTGCTATAGATGATGGTGTTGGTAAAATAAAAGAGACCCTAAAAAAACTGGGGCTAGACGAAAATACAGTCATCTTTTTTATAAGTGATAATGGTGCGCCAATAAAACTAAACATGGCCGATTCCCCAGGTGTTGGACCAGGTTGGGATGGCTCTAAAAACACACCTTGGGTTGGCGAAAAAGGTATGCTCTCGGAAGGAGGCATAAGAATACCCTATATTATAAATTGGCCAGCAGGTTTACCCAAAGGTTTAGTTTATGATAAGCCTGTTATTTCACTAGATGTAGCCGCAACCTGCATTGCTTTAGCTGGTTTACCAGAAACAGATGAGTTAGATGGCACCAACCTTATCCCCTACTTAAATAACACAAAAAAAGGCGATCCACATCAAGCCCTTTTTTGGAGGTTTTGGGGACAATCAGCTGTAAGAATGGGAGATTATAAATTTTTAAAGTCAGGAAAACACGAGTACCTATTTGATGTTACTTCCGCAGCCCATGAAAACAAAAATCTAATAAATACATATCCACGAAAAGTGAAAGTATTAAAGAAAAGATTAAAACAATGGGGACAGAAACTTAAAAACTCTGGAATACCAACAAAAGATTTTAACGAACAAGACTCAGTATTTAGAAATCATTATTTAAAATCAGTAGAATAA
- a CDS encoding FGGY-family carbohydrate kinase: protein MKNVTAVFDIGKTNKKFFLFDKDFKEVHKEYISFDEIEDEDGHPTENLIALQKWLKDVFNRILKAEQFKVKAINFSTYGASFVHIDEEGNPVTPLYNYTKALPEDIITSFFEEYGPKEDFLKQTGCADLSMLNSGLQLYWLKKTKPEVFNKIKYSLHLPQYLSYVFTGVPFSEYTSIGCHTALWDYQAKDYHPWVYKEGLNKILPPIVSTETSINMNYNGNRIKIGVGIHDSSAALLPYVRSINKKFVLISTGTWSIVFNPFTDNPISEDTNDRDAINYMRINGKPVKASRLFLGNEYKIQVEKLNKRYGVDDDYHRNVKFNYDTYLEIVKDFKHAFKWEGLIDEDMPTQTQIAFTKYEHAYHQLMTELVLLQIKCVKKAIGNDDITRLYVDGGFSDNDLYIKLLSHYFRDKKLRTTQASLGSALGAAISISDTRLNSKFLKKNYALKKHVPFIISD, encoded by the coding sequence ATGAAAAATGTAACAGCTGTTTTTGATATAGGAAAAACTAATAAAAAGTTTTTCCTATTCGATAAAGATTTTAAAGAAGTACACAAGGAATATATTTCATTTGATGAAATAGAAGATGAAGACGGCCATCCAACTGAGAATCTTATTGCACTGCAAAAATGGCTTAAAGACGTTTTTAATCGTATTCTTAAAGCAGAACAATTCAAGGTTAAAGCGATTAACTTTTCTACTTATGGTGCAAGCTTTGTTCATATTGATGAAGAGGGCAACCCCGTAACTCCTTTATATAACTACACTAAAGCGCTCCCCGAGGACATTATTACCTCTTTTTTTGAGGAATATGGACCAAAAGAAGATTTCTTAAAACAAACTGGGTGTGCCGATTTAAGCATGCTCAATTCCGGTTTGCAACTCTATTGGTTAAAGAAAACAAAACCCGAAGTATTTAATAAAATTAAGTATTCTTTGCACTTACCTCAATATTTAAGTTATGTGTTCACTGGGGTGCCATTTAGCGAATATACAAGTATAGGTTGCCATACTGCGCTTTGGGATTATCAAGCGAAAGATTACCATCCATGGGTGTATAAGGAAGGTTTAAATAAAATTCTTCCTCCTATCGTTTCTACAGAAACGAGCATTAACATGAATTACAATGGTAACCGTATTAAAATAGGTGTAGGAATACACGATAGCTCTGCGGCTTTACTCCCCTATGTTAGAAGTATCAATAAAAAATTTGTACTTATTTCTACAGGCACTTGGAGCATAGTATTTAACCCGTTTACAGATAACCCAATATCAGAGGATACTAACGATAGAGATGCCATTAATTACATGCGTATTAACGGTAAACCAGTTAAAGCCTCTCGATTATTTTTAGGTAACGAATATAAAATTCAGGTTGAAAAATTAAATAAACGCTACGGCGTTGATGATGATTACCACAGAAATGTGAAATTTAATTATGATACATATTTAGAAATTGTAAAAGATTTTAAACATGCTTTTAAATGGGAAGGCTTAATAGATGAAGATATGCCTACTCAAACACAAATAGCATTTACAAAATATGAACATGCCTACCATCAATTAATGACCGAGCTCGTTTTATTACAAATTAAATGTGTAAAAAAAGCCATTGGTAATGACGACATTACTAGATTATATGTCGACGGCGGGTTTAGCGACAACGACCTTTATATAAAATTGCTATCACACTACTTTAGGGATAAAAAATTACGAACTACACAAGCGTCTTTAGGCTCTGCACTTGGAGCTGCCATATCTATTTCGGATACACGTTTAAACTCTAAATTCTTAAAAAAGAATTACGCTCTAAAAAAACACGTCCCGTTTATAATAAGTGATTAA
- a CDS encoding class II aldolase/adducin family protein, whose protein sequence is MSKKINLEHPRDQITTIISRIYKRGMTTTSGGNISIIDDNGNIWVTPSAIDKGSLRASDIICVQKDGTVIGKHKPSSEFPFHKAIYKARPDIKSVIHAHPPALVSFSIVRQIPNTNIISQAKHICGPIGYAKYRLPGSEDLGDVIADEFKKGYKAIIMENHGTVLGGSDLTDAFERFEALEFCASTILYGSQIGTPKYLTDEQIEEFEAQATGVLPEMESVHYPSDEVEKRLEICKIVQRSCQQGLMISSYGTVSMRWNKNDFLITPTGSNRWDLNIQDIVQIKDGKREAGKTPSRAAWIHQEIYNRNPDVNSIIMTQSPYLMAFGVTGEYLNVRTIPESWIFLQDINVVKYGDHFRKNNNSTIVDNCATALIIENDSVIITGDKLLQTFDYLEVAEFSAKSIVLGNSLGQMVPINDDQVEDLRKKFLS, encoded by the coding sequence ATGTCTAAGAAAATAAATTTAGAACATCCAAGAGATCAAATTACTACTATTATAAGTAGAATATACAAAAGAGGCATGACCACAACATCTGGTGGTAATATTTCAATTATTGATGATAACGGTAATATTTGGGTTACACCTTCGGCTATAGACAAAGGGTCTTTAAGAGCGTCAGATATTATTTGTGTACAAAAAGATGGAACTGTTATTGGAAAACACAAACCTTCTTCCGAATTTCCATTCCATAAAGCTATTTATAAAGCACGTCCAGATATTAAATCTGTAATTCACGCGCATCCACCTGCATTAGTATCATTTAGTATTGTACGACAAATACCGAACACAAATATTATTTCTCAAGCAAAGCATATTTGTGGACCTATTGGTTATGCAAAGTATAGGTTGCCTGGTAGTGAAGATTTAGGCGATGTTATTGCCGACGAGTTTAAAAAAGGTTACAAAGCCATTATCATGGAAAATCATGGTACTGTTTTAGGGGGAAGCGACTTAACTGACGCTTTTGAACGTTTTGAAGCTTTAGAGTTTTGCGCAAGTACCATTTTATATGGTTCTCAAATTGGAACTCCTAAATATTTGACAGATGAACAAATCGAAGAGTTTGAAGCACAAGCAACCGGTGTATTACCTGAAATGGAGAGCGTTCATTATCCTTCAGACGAAGTTGAAAAACGTTTAGAAATTTGTAAAATTGTTCAACGCTCATGCCAACAAGGCTTAATGATAAGTTCTTACGGTACAGTATCTATGCGCTGGAACAAGAATGACTTTCTTATTACTCCAACAGGAAGTAACCGTTGGGATTTAAACATTCAAGATATTGTCCAAATTAAAGACGGAAAACGAGAAGCTGGTAAAACACCAAGTAGAGCGGCTTGGATTCATCAAGAAATTTACAATCGTAACCCTGATGTAAATTCTATAATTATGACGCAATCACCTTATTTAATGGCGTTCGGAGTCACTGGAGAATACTTAAATGTACGTACCATACCAGAAAGTTGGATCTTTTTACAAGACATTAATGTCGTAAAATATGGGGATCATTTTAGAAAAAACAACAATTCTACCATAGTTGATAACTGCGCTACGGCTTTAATTATTGAAAATGATTCAGTCATTATTACAGGAGATAAATTACTTCAAACTTTTGATTATTTGGAAGTTGCTGAATTCAGTGCTAAATCTATTGTTTTAGGAAATTCTTTAGGACAAATGGTACCTATCAATGATGACCAAGTTGAAGATTTAAGAAAAAAGTTTTTATCCTAA
- a CDS encoding TIM barrel protein: MKTLLKLLFFILSISTNAQGIDKSLYAFDFKMEHIPIAERAKLFAKLGYSGTTLRVQSDKQRDILKSYLETKEFTSGELTIPVVFFGFNFSNNIETQNIMWRKTLAALPQGTAMWVIINGNATKEKTLLLLKTMAQEALKVNKDIVIYPHDNCFIESAEEAIPYIEELNEPNLFLTLHLCHEMRAGNGNRLLEVAIKAAPYLKFASISGTNVTMFANDKANWSDAIKPLDQGDYDVSQFVSVLQKIKFKGKTLLHTFGIEDEPKEHLSRSITKWNTMVDSTYKIQNNDLNHILDNPENAYWDSISKSWFISNLGGEKVTLEKDGYGWITRLDENGNIISNRWIEGLDAPTGMASYKNLLYVGDRGVLVEINISTGEIIRKINLPNSEFINDVAASRNGDIYISDTFTNTIYKLPEGGNIEIFVKNDLLEYPNGLWVDKNELIVATWGPMTNRATFETSKKGTLKTINLKTKKISPIGKGLPIANFDGVIKYGPYYYATDWTGGRLLKINKKGDVKEVISGFSQFADLGIDTKKGRIMIPEMSKNRFIFYNLKPF; the protein is encoded by the coding sequence ATGAAAACACTATTAAAATTACTATTTTTTATTCTTTCAATATCTACAAATGCACAAGGCATAGATAAGTCGTTATATGCTTTTGATTTTAAAATGGAGCACATCCCGATAGCCGAACGCGCAAAACTGTTTGCTAAATTAGGATATAGCGGTACAACACTTAGAGTACAATCCGATAAACAAAGGGATATACTAAAGTCTTATTTAGAGACTAAGGAATTCACCAGTGGTGAGCTTACCATACCCGTTGTGTTTTTCGGTTTCAATTTCTCAAATAATATTGAAACTCAAAACATAATGTGGCGAAAAACCTTAGCTGCGCTACCTCAAGGAACAGCAATGTGGGTTATTATAAATGGAAATGCCACTAAAGAAAAGACGCTCCTTCTATTAAAAACAATGGCTCAAGAAGCTCTAAAAGTTAATAAGGATATTGTTATTTATCCACATGATAACTGTTTTATAGAATCTGCAGAAGAAGCTATTCCATACATTGAAGAACTCAATGAACCAAACTTATTTCTAACATTACATTTATGCCATGAAATGCGTGCCGGAAATGGTAATCGCCTTCTTGAGGTTGCTATAAAAGCAGCGCCATATTTAAAATTCGCTTCTATTTCCGGCACTAATGTAACCATGTTTGCAAATGATAAAGCAAATTGGTCTGACGCTATAAAACCACTAGATCAAGGCGATTATGACGTTTCTCAATTTGTTTCCGTTTTACAAAAAATAAAATTTAAAGGTAAAACGCTGTTACACACCTTTGGTATTGAAGATGAACCTAAAGAGCATCTATCGCGCTCTATAACAAAGTGGAATACTATGGTAGACTCTACGTATAAAATCCAAAATAATGATCTCAATCATATTTTAGACAATCCAGAAAATGCCTATTGGGATAGCATTTCAAAATCGTGGTTTATTTCAAATTTAGGAGGCGAAAAAGTAACTCTTGAGAAAGATGGTTATGGTTGGATAACACGACTAGACGAAAACGGAAACATTATTTCTAATAGATGGATAGAAGGCTTAGATGCACCTACCGGAATGGCTTCATATAAAAATCTATTATATGTAGGAGACCGTGGAGTTTTGGTAGAAATTAATATTTCAACAGGTGAAATTATTAGGAAAATAAATTTACCAAACTCTGAATTTATTAATGATGTAGCCGCTTCTAGAAATGGAGATATTTATATATCTGATACCTTTACTAATACCATTTATAAACTTCCGGAAGGTGGTAATATTGAAATATTTGTAAAAAATGACTTGTTAGAATACCCAAATGGTTTGTGGGTAGATAAAAATGAATTAATTGTAGCTACTTGGGGACCAATGACCAATCGCGCTACATTTGAAACAAGCAAAAAAGGAACTCTAAAGACGATAAACCTAAAAACAAAAAAAATAAGTCCTATTGGAAAAGGATTACCAATAGCAAACTTTGACGGTGTCATTAAATATGGTCCATATTATTACGCTACGGATTGGACAGGAGGAAGATTACTAAAAATTAACAAAAAAGGTGATGTAAAAGAAGTGATTTCTGGATTTTCACAATTTGCTGATTTAGGCATAGATACAAAAAAAGGCCGTATCATGATTCCTGAAATGAGTAAAAACCGATTTATCTTCTATAATTTAAAACCTTTCTAA
- a CDS encoding purine-cytosine permease family protein, which yields MSQVSIEQDAIEDIAGGEFERTPVPTSKLKGWKSFIGMYAGEHAAGTEFMIGPLFLTAGVSAFDLIIGLLIGNLLAVLSWRFLTAEIAVKNRLTLYYQLEKICGKKLVTGYNLANGILFCFLAGSMITVSATAVGIPFNMPMPKLDDTLPNGMTWVIIVIVIGAVISLIAARGYDTVTKAANWMSPIIVLAFIACGIVALSQLGVDSFSKFWDIWGEGSDPFPGQTKFTFWHVVIWSWFANGAMHIGMSDLSVFRFAKEAKAGWATAAGMYVGHYMAWIAAALLYAVYIQSPEALSYLNNGQAPPVAPGPMAYNAIGVLGIIAVVLAGWTTANPTIYRAGLAFQAILPKLSTAKVTILAGTLATIAGLFPAFAMKLLGFVALYGFILAPFGAIIVFEHFFHKKAGIIKNYAEAANLSFSKSVFWAWAISFGLFYFISIQFDVFLSFVTLPAWLLCGLLFLIFSKYFQNKKN from the coding sequence ATGAGCCAAGTAAGTATAGAACAAGATGCAATTGAAGATATTGCAGGAGGAGAATTTGAAAGAACCCCGGTACCAACATCCAAATTAAAAGGATGGAAAAGCTTTATAGGTATGTATGCCGGTGAACATGCAGCTGGAACAGAATTTATGATTGGTCCATTATTCCTAACAGCCGGTGTAAGTGCATTCGATTTAATTATAGGTTTACTAATAGGAAATTTATTAGCAGTATTAAGTTGGCGTTTTTTAACAGCTGAAATAGCTGTTAAAAATAGGCTGACTCTATATTATCAATTAGAAAAAATTTGCGGAAAAAAATTGGTTACAGGCTATAACTTAGCCAACGGTATTTTATTCTGCTTTTTAGCAGGTTCTATGATCACGGTTTCTGCTACTGCCGTAGGTATTCCTTTTAATATGCCTATGCCAAAATTGGATGATACACTTCCAAATGGAATGACGTGGGTTATTATAGTAATTGTAATTGGAGCCGTAATTTCATTAATTGCGGCACGCGGTTATGACACCGTTACCAAAGCAGCAAATTGGATGTCTCCAATTATTGTGCTAGCTTTTATTGCTTGTGGAATTGTAGCTTTAAGCCAACTAGGTGTAGATAGCTTTTCTAAATTTTGGGATATTTGGGGTGAAGGTTCAGACCCCTTTCCTGGTCAAACAAAATTCACCTTTTGGCATGTTGTTATTTGGTCTTGGTTTGCTAATGGTGCCATGCATATTGGTATGTCCGATCTATCAGTATTTAGATTCGCAAAAGAAGCAAAAGCCGGATGGGCTACTGCCGCAGGAATGTACGTAGGGCACTATATGGCATGGATTGCTGCTGCTCTACTTTATGCTGTATATATTCAGTCTCCAGAAGCATTATCATATTTAAATAACGGACAAGCGCCTCCTGTAGCCCCTGGTCCCATGGCATATAATGCTATTGGCGTTTTAGGAATTATTGCCGTAGTATTAGCTGGTTGGACAACCGCTAACCCAACAATTTATAGAGCTGGTTTAGCTTTTCAAGCTATTCTACCTAAATTATCTACTGCAAAAGTGACCATTTTGGCTGGTACATTAGCAACAATTGCCGGTCTGTTTCCTGCTTTCGCCATGAAGCTTTTAGGCTTTGTTGCGCTATACGGTTTTATTTTAGCACCTTTTGGAGCTATCATTGTATTCGAACATTTTTTTCATAAAAAAGCGGGTATTATAAAAAACTACGCTGAGGCGGCAAACCTATCTTTTAGCAAATCTGTATTTTGGGCTTGGGCTATTAGCTTTGGCTTATTCTACTTCATATCTATACAATTTGATGTCTTTCTATCATTTGTCACACTGCCTGCTTGGTTATTATGCGGACTACTCTTCTTAATATTTAGTAAGTATTTTCAAAACAAAAAAAACTAA